CCTCGTCTGGGAACATACTACATAGACTGCAGCCAATTACAGCACACTAAACCAGAAATGTGAAGCACGTTTGTTTCACAACCATTAGTTATCTGTAATTGTTTTCATATAGTAGACACCTGTTGTTGATGGGTGTGTCATTCATCACCCGAGCATGAATGTTGTGTATTTTCCCAGATGTGTGCTTCATGTAATTAGTTTGTACCTTCACATCACGAGATCTTGGGGCACATTTTGGGTGGATGAAAACACCAGAAACACATGAAAAGTTGTTTGGAAGGGGGTTGTACATCATTTATAATCCTTatttgaaacacaaacacatttatttcctttttctgtgcattataaactGAGAAAATAACTTAGCTAACCacgcacgtcattgggacacacctattttgacgatgatgccctctaaaaaaaaaaaaaaaaaaaactctaacaacattgcatggtttgatatccgtgctgtgatcatgcatttaacgcgtacactgatgataacatgtaatagttgcagtatcttgccatattttaaaactacccaaacttctttcttaATGTACATACTGTAAGAAATCAaacactagcattagcattatacAATCCAATGTCAtccctgcaggaaaaaaaaaacagcatagctgCCAGCATACGTTGTGGTTTCATGCAAGTCATGCTGGTTATGCTGGTTGCAGGTCTCGTTGGTAGACTAATTAATTACTTTTGTACAgttgttttcaaaacaaaatgaatcTACAGAAGACCAAAAGCTAGAAAACTTGTTAGCTAACAGCCGATAGCCAGTCAAAGTGTGTAAACATAGAAAGGGATCAGACACGCTAGCGTCAAGTCAATGGATGTCTATCGTCAATTGGCGCCAAATTTTACACGCTATTTTTAATTCTCACGGTAGTAAGGGAAAAAAAGTGACCCTTTTATTTCTAGAACTATAAAATAGTTTGTGCTCGTTAGTATCAAGTAAAACGCATCAGCATCAGAATCGAATGGATGCTACGGAATGGGATTGACGATAGTATTGTACTGAGATGTATCCGCATGCTCTTGGTGGTCCTGAGCACAGGGAGTCCTGGTTTCTGGGAATGACCAGTAATTCAGTTGACAGATTGTTGCAGCTCTTACTGCCTCTCCTTTTGATTTGGGTCGTTGTGGGCCCCACAAAATGAAGACATTTTGGCAAGAAAACAAGAATCTGTTTAATTGTTTGGGTCTCAAAGTGAGCCATGGTTAATAGGGTCATTACAAACCTATAATTTGTGTCAACTTGTGTGTTGAATTATGTATTTCCTTGTTGAAGTCTGTGCAAACGACTGGCATAAAGAAGGTACAGAACATTCCAGGGTTGCGTCAAGTTGGTATATAAAAGGACACCTCTTTTGATTCCTTGGCATCAAGCATCACCGCTGCAAAGGTAAGACGACAAAACGTAACATTCTACTTTTCTAGCCGTTTGATGTGATATATTGTATTTAACATGaggatatttgtttttattgcacAGATGGCATTTGCCCTTCGTGTGTTCTTCCTGCTTTGTGGGATCAGTGGACTTTTGACTGGAGTTGTAGGTCCAAATCTCAGCTTGATATTCTGTTTCAATTATTGCTGCTGCTTATTTGTCACTGTGTTTTTCCCCCTCTTCATAGTGGGCTTGGCCTCTCATGAAGGACAATGGTTGGTAGCTGTCAGTGACACTTTGTCActttaaccatttttttttaatttcccacCTAAAATAACAATTGTGTTGTAGGTGTTTGCTGTCCTGAAGGCTGGACTCAGTTGAATGATCGCTGTTACATCGTCCAGTCTGACCGCAGAAATTTTTCAGATGCAGAGGTATGGAAGTTTTATTGGCGAGTCGTATTTCACACAGTAGTTGCGATGTAAGTCCCAGTTATAGTATGACCCCAGTTTGTGGTCTCAATCCCGGTGATTTCAAGGAGTCAAGAATTTTCTTAACCAAATTATTTTGCGTGGGTTGGATTGTATCAACGGTGACTTACTCCACACTTGGTCCCGTCACAGCCCAGTTGTGGTGGGATTTTGGTGATGAGAAACGTAGTTATCGGGTTATTAGTTATTGGGGTTAcgtaagtaaagagtttggtgtacgttggtaaacctcactcaGTCTGACAGTCTGGGCTTTTGGCCGAACCGTCAGCTTTCTCGACTCCCATACCGAACATGTGAAGCAGGCGGGTCACTTGGGCTCTTTGTTTTGGTGATTGATTGTGATGACGGATGTACAGATCGGATTTAAGACTACATCCAAAAGATCCTGGTTTGCATGTGGACGTAGTGTTTGTCAAAAGTGGAAATCTTACCAACTATCTGATGGATTTAAATGAATGATATCATGACTTTCATTCTGTTTCTCCCATCAGAGCATCTGCAACATCATTGGTGGGAATCTGGCGTCAATCAGAGACGCTGTGGAAAATGTTGTCGTTTTTCAACTGGCCCAGTCAGAGAACGAAATACCAGCCTGGATTGGACTCCATAATGCCtttgatgtgaaacatttaccAGCGCCAAAGCTGTCTAATTAATGcaattattatattgtgtttttttaggacTCATTGGAATGTGGCTTTGTCTTGCAGGATGGAATGCTTTTTTGGACTGATGGCACAGTCTTTGATTTTAGCGCCTTGGTCGACCCATTCTCTCCTGGAGCGAGTTGTGCGGTGATGGGAACTGGTACGGGTCTAATCAGCAAAGCGATGCACTTTATATTGAACGTGACGTcattcttaaagggatagtttggatttttctgCATGAAGTTGTATGGCATCACCATCGGCAGCGTTGCTGGGGACTTTGTCCTGCGTTCTGGTCAGTTTGTGGTGCTGAAGAAAGTCGTTCTGGCTTGTTGGTTAGGTGTTATTTTGCGACCAAGCAGGCAGGGGCAGGCAGTGTTACAAAGGGAGAGCGATTGTGAGGTCTGACGGTCATGTGATGCAAATGTTTACTGTTTAAGACAACTAGCCAGAACTTTCTTCAGCAACAAAAACTGACCAGAACTCTACTCACAGGACCAAGTAAGGGaaaagtcactgttgatgccgTACAACCTCATGTCCTAAGATTGGAACTGCTCTTGataactttttctttcttttccagcTTTTTGGAGTGCTCAGTCGTGCGGTTTAGAGCTTCCATTCGTTTGCCTCAGAGAGTCGAGCTGTTACAAGAAGTAGACATCACTCTCATCATCTAATCAACTTGAATAACGTTTTTCACTAATCACAATGCCATACTAAACAATATCAAAAcgtattgttgtcatttttatctTCTTCTTTAACACTCTTGTTGATTTGGAACTTAAAAGATGATCTCTCTTCAAAGTAAAGAAACCTATCAGCATCAAAAATGTGTCTCATCTTCTATGTGCACTGATTATAGAATGGCCACCttgtcaaaaaatgtattttagtgtgtgtgcttttgtttggatttgaaaTCTTGCCTAATAGAGTTACTGTAGTATTACTGCAACTGCATTGCGCGTGGACGCGTTTGCGGGCGTGTGCATGAATTCAAATTTCCCTTCAAAATGAAACCTCCTTCGTGCAGCATggtgagatgccttttcacttcctggttgctgtgcagcatcTATTTCCATTGGAGGGATGCAGGTCGGGTTCTTATGGAAGTGGTGGCATCGGCCACCTTGTGGTCTCTTTTTTTCCGCTTGAAACGGCATCAAACATCAGAATctgaatcagaatgccctttattgtcattttacatagaGTAGAATGCAAGACAGTATGAAAGTACAAAATAGAatgaattagaagaataaataaagatggattgggtggtcaagtggttagcacgcagacctcacagctaggagacaagggttcaattccacactctgccatttttgtgtggagtgtgcatgttctccccgccctcccacattccaaaaacatgctaggttaattgtcgactccaaattgtccataggtatgaatgtgagtgtgaatggttgtttgtctatatgtgccctgtgattggctggccaccctctcgcccaaagacagctgggataggctccagcacccccctcccccgcccaacacccttgtgaggaaaaagcggtggaaaatgaatgaattaatgaataaagaaggattttttttatcaaccAATGACAGCTCTTAGAAGACGAGCAACGGGGCAACTACACCTCCTTACAAAGATACAAATTCTAATCAGAGTCCTAATCAGAAAATTCAGTAATCACTCTTCAAGATAAGATTATTAGGCTTAGAATTATTAGGCTAAGTTGGGAGCATTCTGCATACAGGCACAGGCACATTACAGGGCAGCTCGGGGTCCTTCGTAGGATCACAGAGCCATCCGGGGTTTTGTTGCTAACCAGTTcgcctgtgttggtctgctaatGGTGATAAAAGGTTGGTTAGGTTTCATTCTTACTCTCTGGTGTTCAAGCTTTACATGAGTTGGTTAGCACTAACCATGGAAATcatgaaatactttttttatgtAATCCAATATCCGTCGTATGGAGATCAACGGCACGTGTCGGTTTTGGATGGAAGCTAGCATGACAAGCTAGATTTCAATTCTCGTGTGTTTACGTTAActcatatttgtcttttttttttgctgttgttgtattGTTTAATTCGTACATTGTTACATGCAGGGGCGTATTTAGTCCATGGTGGGCCTGAGGCAAACAAAGGAATTGGGGCTTGGGGCCCGGCCACATCCTTTGTCCTGCACTAACTAAAGTTTATTTTCACCTCAACACAAGGGCCGGTATTCCCAGAGCATCCTAAAAAGACTAAAATTAGCACTTAGTGGCGTCATTCTAAGAAAAATCTTATAATTCCTTAGATTCTAAGATGTTTCTTTGCATTGTTTACGTGCTACAAAGCGGCTTCGGCCTAAAGAGAGCTCTAAGGCGGCCAAATGTTAGAGTCGGCGCCGAAGAATGGCACTAACAGACAAGATGGCGGAAAGACGATAAACAGATAAGAAGACAATATCATGTGTAATatacttttttgtcattttccaatGATTTTTTGTTGTCGCTATAAACAGTCTCCCCCAGTCTTTTACAGAATGCGGAAGTGACGTCACACCAGAACCCCTGTTTGTCAGCCAAAGGCTTCGCAACCTGTGTAAGTGTTGGAAACAGGGACGTATAACGTGTGTAGCAATGCACAATGTATTAATAACTAGTCATCACAACAGAGTGGCGGTGAATGGTGAATGTTCACCTCATAACAGCTGGAAGACACGCAGAGGGCTGCTGCCACCCTCAAGGACTGTTACGATTCGGAATCGGCGAAGACGTCCCTCTAAaggtacattttggaaaatgattAAGTGCGTATATGAGAAAGTTGTCCTCCATTTCTTGATTGAGATAAATCTAGGGAGATTGTTTTAAATAAGTAATGCATTTTTACCGAATATGAgcatgaaacgagtacatttcgcCATTATCCGTATTCATgcttaaagaaaatgctcattatgtattcactcttcacgctctgtgattggccagtcacacacagtgaccgctttttgtcttattccttGAAGTCATCAGGAAGTCTTTTGAGAAAAAGATTATTTCCCTATTTGCCATCAtcacatgtttgcatgaatcaccaacttcactaACGATGCTAACGACGCGCGGGTCTGTGTTAAAAAGACAGAAGGTGTGTTTATTCTTGCCGTTAGAAAACTTGAATTAATGTATGAATTAATGTaaggatttttgcattgaatAAAAAAGTTGAACTTCTCTAAAACACGCCTTTTGTCTTGTCCTGCAGACGTCAGTGAAGAGCATCTTCCCCCTGAGCAGCACTCCAGGATGGAACACAttaaaaaggaagaggaagatgTGGATCCACAACCCCTCaccattaaagaggaagaggtgTTACAGCACCCCCACATTAAACAGGAAGAGCCACAATATCACAATATTAAGGAGGACGAAGAGTGGCCACAGCCCCTCGACATTAAACAGGAAGAGACACTGCACCTCTGCATTATAGAGGATGAAGACGTGCCACAGCCCCCctacattaaagaggaagagggagaGCCACAGTCCCCCCACATTAAGCAGGAAGAGCCGCAGCACCACCGCATCATAGAGGACGAAGACGTGCCACAGCCCCCctacattaaagaggaagagggggAGCCACACTCCCCCCACATTAAGCAGGAAGAGCCACAGCACCAGTGCATCATAGCAGGCGAGGACGAGGACGAGCCAGAGCCCCCCTACatcaaagaggaagaggaggatcacAGCATCAGTCAGGAGCCGTCACATTTGATAGAACACACAgtagagaaaccttttccttgcacgCTGTGTGGTAAAAGGTTCTCTCGGCGGACCAATTTGAACAcgcatacaaaaatacacactggagagaaaccttttccttgcttGTTTTGCGGTAAAAGATTCTCTCAGCGAGTACATTTGAAAGAACACACCATAATACatactggagagaaaccttttccttgcacaGTGTGTGGGAAGAGATTTAATCGAAAAGGTgatttaaaaatacacacacgagtgcacactggagagaaaccgtttCCTTGCACAGAGTGCGGGAAAAGATTCTCTCATCAGTCGCATTTGAAGGAACACACAAGAatgcacactggagagaaaccttttccttgcacgGTGTGTTGGAAAACATTTTCTCAGCGGATCCATTTGAAAGAACACGCAATaatacacacaggagagaaaccttttccttgcacaGTGTGTGGGAAAAGATTCAATCGGAAAAATGATCTAAAAATACACTCAACGACACACagtggagagaaaccttttccctgCACGGTGTGTGGGAAAAGTTTCTCTaggaacatatatttaataagACACACAAGaacgcacactggagagaaaccctttCCCTGCACTGTGTGCGGGAAAGGCTTTAGTCGAAAAAGTGACTTAAAATTACACTCCATGatgcacaccggagagaaaccttttccctgCACGGTgtgtggtaaaagtttctccCGGAAATTATCTTTAATCAaacacacaagaacacacaccggagagaaacctttttcctgcACGGTGTGCGGGAGAGGATTTAGTCGAAAAAGTCATTTGAAATTACACTCCATAatgcacaccggagagaaaccttttaccTGCACGCTGTGTGGGAAACATTTCCCTCGGAAGATGTCTTTAACgagacacacaagaatacacacgagagaaaaaaatgtttcttgttTAATGTGCGGTCAGCAATTCACAAATAATCCAAGCTTGACTAAACACATCGTAAGAAAACACAGCGGGGAGTAACTTTTTGAAAGGATGCATCCAGTTGGATTTCGGACAAACAAGTTTGTATCATGGTAAGCCTAATGGTAAGAGAGTGAGTATTATCTCACtatatgtttattgtttatacAAGAAACATACATTAGGTTAATATGTATATAGTACATTGTTTATCCACTCTGTGTAAGTATTGGCTATTTACTGCTTTTATCTTTCTGCTCCTGTAACAATGAAATGTGTGGGTTAAATAAAgtacaatgtaatgtaatattctCCGTATGCTAAGTGAAAGTGATTGGGGACCTAATCCCGCCATGTGGTGCCCCGGATGCTTGGTAGGCAACGAAGGTGGATGCTTTCTAGACGGTTCTCCTGGCTGCCGTATGTGGTCCAGGATGTGCCGGAGAGATGGCGATTACGACAATCCAACCGCCTTTAGAACTCCAATCCAGATGTGTCCTCAAGGTTAACTCCCAAAGCCTTGCCTGTACTCGGGTTTAGAATCAGGGTTTGCCTTCCCGGGGATGTATCATGATATACAACCGGTAAAAGCCGATGGTGTGTCCTGTCTGTGTTGTCAGAACCTCCATGTTGGTATTGTAAAACGCATCTTACATTAAATCGGTGAAGATGTACGCAACCACACttgcatgctaaactaagctaacccaaaAAGTATCCCCCAACCCTCATATGCATAAAGCCCCTTTAACATTTCTGACTGCCCCCCAATATGTGCAAGGCTAGAACCGGCCCTGGTGTGAGTTCATGTCGAACAAAGAAATAAAGCTTTATTCAAACTCCCGCTCTTCTGTGCTTTAATGTCAATTTAAATTTCTAAGTGAATGAGATTCGTTCAAACATTAGAGGTTCATTCGCAATTACTTAAATATTGCTGAATTTTATGGTATAAATTGAAGGTAACGATCATACATTTCTTAATACAGTCCAGTTTCTAAGTGATCGGTTGGTTTGACTGTCCATTCATGCGCATGCAGGCACAGGCACATTACAGGGCAGCTCGGGGTCCTTCGTAGGACCACAGAGCCATCCGGGGTTTTGTTGCTAACCAGTTcgcctgtgttggtctgctaatGGTGATAAAAGGTTGGTTAGGTTTCATTCTTACTCTCTGGTGTTCAAGCTTTACATGAGTTGGTTAGCACTAACCATGGAAAGGTTTTCTCCTTgatgattcatttttttattttttatgtaatccACTATCCGTGGAATGGAGATCAACGGCACGTGTTTTGGATGGAAGCTAGCGTGACAAGATAGATTTAAATTCTCGTGTGTTTACGTTAActcatatttgtctttttttttgctgttgttgtattGTTTAATTCGTACATTGTTACATGCAGGGGCGTATTTAGTCCATGGTGGGCCTGAGGCAAACAAAGGAATTGGGGCTTGGGGCCCGGCCACATCCTTTGTCCTGCATTAACTAAAGTTTTATTGTCACCGGTATTACCAAAGTATCCTTAAAAGTAGCACTTAGTGACGTCATTCTAAGAAAAATATCAGAATTCCTTAGATTCTAAGATGTTTCTTTGCATTGTTTACGTGCTACAAAGCGGCTTAGACCTAAAGAGAGCTCTAAGGCGGCCAAATGTTAGGAGTCGGCGCCGAAGAATGCCACTAACAGACAAGATGGCGGAAAGACGATAAAGAGATAAGACAATATCACGTGTAATATACTTTTTGTCATTTCCGATGAATTTTCAAGGTAATTCTGGATATTTGACTTTTGCAAAGTTGTGACTAAGACAATCTCCTTCTGGAGGCTTTTGCAGAACTCGCAAGGGACGTCACAACAAGAACGCCTTTGTCAACAAGTGGAGACTGCTACGGCTTCGCAACTTGTGTAAGTGTTAAACCGGTGTTTACATGTGTAGCAATGCACAATGTGTTAATAAGTACTCATCACAACACAGTGGCATTTATAAGACCATTAAGCAACATACTTTATGGCTTTAATAGTCGTGAGGCAAAATTGTCCAGTAATGTATTGTAGTAAAAATGtaagtattttttcatttaattaaacGGTTGAACTTCTCTAAAATATGTCTTTGTCCTGTCCTGCAGACGTCAGTGAAGAACATCTTCCCCCTGAGCAGCAGCTGAGGAACTCCAGGATGGAACACAttaaaaaggaagaggaagctGTGGATCCACAACCGCTTGTTATTAAAGAGGAAGAAGGGGTGTCACAACCCCTCGTCATTAAAGTGGAAGAGGGGGTGTCACAACCCTTTgtcattaaagaggaagagggggTGTCACAGCCCCCCGCCattaaggaggaagaggaggatcacAGCATCAGTCCGGAGCAGTCACATTTGATggaacacaccaaaatacacaccgtagagaaaccttttccttgcacgGTGTGTAATAAAAGGTTCTCTCGGCGGACGGATTTGAACTCTCACGCAGTAATACACAGTGTCGAGAGACCTTTTCCTTGCACCTTGTGTGGGAAAGGATTTAAACGAAAAAGGGATTTAGAAATACACAGCAGAAcccacactggagagaaaccttttctcTGCTTGTTGTGTGGGAAAAGCTTCTCTCATCGCTTGCATTTCAACgaacacacaagaatacacactggagagaaacctttcccTTGCACGTTGTGTGGGAAAACATTTAAACGAAAAAGCGACTTAGATAtacacacaagaacacacaccGGACAGAAACCTTTTTCCTGCGCCGTGTGTGGTAAAGGTTTCGCACAGAACATAACTTTAATAAGACACTCGAGACTACACACCGGAGAGGAACCTTTTCCTTGCACCGTGTGTGGGAGAGGATTTAATCGAAAAAGTGCTTTAGAAAtacacacaagaacacacactggagagaaaccctttTCCTGCGCTCTGTGCAGTAAAAGTTTCACGATGAACGTAtctttaaaaagacacacaagaacacacactggagagaaaccttttccttgcacgGTGTGCGGGAAAAGATTCTCTTATCAGTCACATTTGAAAGAACACTCGGcaatacacaccggagagaaaccctttCCTTGCACGGTGTGTGGGAGAGGATTTCATCGAAAAGTCGacttaaaaatacacacaagacgacacaccggagagaaacctttttcttGCTCGGTGTGCGGTCAAAGTTTCTCACAGAACATAACTTTAATAAGACACATGAGaagacacactggagagaaacctttttcctgcTCACTTTGTGACAAAAGTTTCTCACGGAAGGTATATTTAACAAAACACATAAACGAACACTagagaaaaaaatgtcccaTCACCTTCATATTGATGGTATTACTGTTGTTATAGGAGGTTCTTGAGGTATAATTgtacatatgaaataataacactTAATGGAGTTATTTGTGATTAAAGTGATGAAGTCTCTCCACTGATACTGGGCTCCATATTTTCTGTTGGCGGGTGCAGTTCCACTTATTGACTTCTCGGTCATCAGGCAGCCCAGATGGAGGCCTGTCAATATCAGCTCTAGATTGGACTGGTGGCTGCTCTAATTATGTCAAATTTAGCAACCTTGTAACACGACACACTGTACTGCTGGGGGGTCTTTGGGAAGACTGGCAAGTAGTTTCTAAAATGACACTAACTAGAATCACTACTTAATGgtataatggtaataatggtatCTCAACAACTCTACGTTGACAGATCACGTATGTTAAACCACAATAACAGAACCCATTACTGCATCCATGTATGTAATGGAATGGCTACAGGATGTAGTCATTTCATTACAAGGATCCAGGatcatttttgggggggtgtttCCACCTATTTATACCACACCTCCTCACTGAAATTACAATTTCTGACCCTCAGAGTTGCTCTCAGAAAGTTCCTTTATCATTCTTTAACAAATTCTTTGCAAAGATTTTATTTGTAgttatttaaactatattaagaaagcaggaagtgaacaaatgtaacagttactgattgtaaaagtaccagatggaggggtaggagttcttcctactccttttggacatgtacaactgtgaactgattatgcgatgcatgttcaaatgaaataaaaccattaccattattttttttttattagaaattgtatttttttatttctactttcttaaaaaaaaatcctcgcaatgattttttttaaagttaggaGCTTTCTGAGAAGCTTTGTGCATACGGGCACAGGCACGTTACTGGGCAGCTAAGGGCCTTTCGTAGGATCACATAATCATCCGGGTATTTGTTGATGGAAAGGGGTCTTTTGCAGAATACGGAAGTGACGTCGCAGTCAGTTTCCAGTGTTTTCATATCGTggtgacacttttttttgttgaatttctgTTGTTATAAATATTTGTCGCTATTATGCCCGAGCGTTGCGTGGCGGGCTTTTGTTCGAACACTCGAGCAGACGGAGTTAGCTTGTTCACCTTTCCTAAAGACCCAATTCGCCGCAGCAAATGGACCAGGCAAGTGCAGCGAACCCGAGCAAAATGGATGCCGTCCAACTCGTCGGTATTGTGCTCGGCACACTTCGAGGACACTTGTTTTGATGCTAGTCCTCAGTTGAAGGAAAGTTTAGGACTGGGTGTGTATTGGCGGAGGGTTCTTCTACCGTCAGCTGTCCCGACTATTTTTCCTCCACCCAGACCGGGTGCGAGTCAAAACGCCGGGACCGACGTAGACGGCAGTACGAAAAAACCCAGGAGACGTTCCACAGTGGACAAGCGTGCCAAGCTGACAGTAAgtgtttttgtcttatgtcATATTTTAGTGCTAGCATACATGCTTACCAGTCATCAGTTTTAtctaaagggggcctattattattatttttgcacttttctgacctataaatgtagttgtaatgttgtattatcatgtttCTCATGGAATaggtgaagattctggaagatctagaaagctttctccataggagtccacaactcaatgagCCCCTTCAGGTCCCCTTCAATCACAGTCTGCATATATGTCTcctgtgtattattatttatgctcAAGGaacggcagtcaagtggttagcgagcagacctcacagctaggagactagggttcaattccaccctcggccatctctgtgtggagttttcatgttctccccgtgcatgcgtgggttttctctgggtactccggtttcctcccacattccaaaaacatgctaggttaattagcgactccaaattgtatgaattgctatgaatgtgagtgtgaatggttgtttgtctagtctagtccagggtgtaccccgcctctcgcccaaagacagctgggattatggaagtaaatgaat
This window of the Doryrhamphus excisus isolate RoL2022-K1 chromosome 10, RoL_Dexc_1.0, whole genome shotgun sequence genome carries:
- the LOC131137730 gene encoding snaclec EMS16 subunit beta-like, with protein sequence MKDNGVCCPEGWTQLNDRCYIVQSDRRNFSDAESICNIIGGNLASIRDAVENVVVFQLAQSENEIPAWIGLHNAFDDGMLFWTDGTVFDFSALVDPFSPGASCAVMGTAFWSAQSCGLELPFVCLRESSCYKK
- the LOC131137677 gene encoding gastrula zinc finger protein XlCGF57.1-like, which translates into the protein MEHIKKEEEDVDPQPLTIKEEEVLQHPHIKQEEPQYHNIKEDEEWPQPLDIKQEETLHLCIIEDEDVPQPPYIKEEEGEPQSPHIKQEEPQHHRIIEDEDVPQPPYIKEEEGEPHSPHIKQEEPQHQCIIAGEDEDEPEPPYIKEEEEDHSISQEPSHLIEHTVEKPFPCTLCGKRFSRRTNLNTHTKIHTGEKPFPCLFCGKRFSQRVHLKEHTIIHTGEKPFPCTVCGKRFNRKGDLKIHTRVHTGEKPFPCTECGKRFSHQSHLKEHTRMHTGEKPFPCTVCWKTFSQRIHLKEHAIIHTGEKPFPCTVCGKRFNRKNDLKIHSTTHSGEKPFPCTVCGKSFSRNIYLIRHTRTHTGEKPFPCTVCGKGFSRKSDLKLHSMMHTGEKPFPCTVCGKSFSRKLSLIKHTRTHTGEKPFSCTVCGRGFSRKSHLKLHSIMHTGEKPFTCTLCGKHFPRKMSLTRHTRIHTREKNVSCLMCGQQFTNNPSLTKHIVRKHSGE
- the LOC131137687 gene encoding gastrula zinc finger protein XlCGF26.1-like isoform X1 — translated: MVIKGFCRTRKGRHNKNAFVNKWRLLRLRNLYVSEEHLPPEQQLRNSRMEHIKKEEEAVDPQPLVIKEEEGVSQPLVIKVEEGVSQPFVIKEEEGVSQPPAIKEEEEDHSISPEQSHLMEHTKIHTVEKPFPCTVCNKRFSRRTDLNSHAVIHSVERPFPCTLCGKGFKRKRDLEIHSRTHTGEKPFLCLLCGKSFSHRLHFNEHTRIHTGEKPFPCTLCGKTFKRKSDLDIHTRTHTGQKPFSCAVCGKGFAQNITLIRHSRLHTGEEPFPCTVCGRGFNRKSALEIHTRTHTGEKPFSCALCSKSFTMNVSLKRHTRTHTGEKPFPCTVCGKRFSYQSHLKEHSAIHTGEKPFPCTVCGRGFHRKVDLKIHTRRHTGEKPFSCSVCGQSFSQNITLIRHMRRHTGEKPFSCSLCDKSFSRKVYLTKHINEH
- the LOC131137687 gene encoding gastrula zinc finger protein XlCGF8.2DB-like isoform X2 — translated: MEHIKKEEEAVDPQPLVIKEEEGVSQPLVIKVEEGVSQPFVIKEEEGVSQPPAIKEEEEDHSISPEQSHLMEHTKIHTVEKPFPCTVCNKRFSRRTDLNSHAVIHSVERPFPCTLCGKGFKRKRDLEIHSRTHTGEKPFLCLLCGKSFSHRLHFNEHTRIHTGEKPFPCTLCGKTFKRKSDLDIHTRTHTGQKPFSCAVCGKGFAQNITLIRHSRLHTGEEPFPCTVCGRGFNRKSALEIHTRTHTGEKPFSCALCSKSFTMNVSLKRHTRTHTGEKPFPCTVCGKRFSYQSHLKEHSAIHTGEKPFPCTVCGRGFHRKVDLKIHTRRHTGEKPFSCSVCGQSFSQNITLIRHMRRHTGEKPFSCSLCDKSFSRKVYLTKHINEH
- the LOC131137703 gene encoding peroxynitrite isomerase THAP4-like isoform X2, yielding MPERCVAGFCSNTRADGVSLFTFPKDPIRRSKWTRQVQRTRAKWMPSNSSVLCSAHFEDTCFDASPQLKESLGLGVYWRRVLLPSAVPTIFPPPRPGASQNAGTDVDGSTKKPRRRSTVDKRAKLTPEDAHWDMATQVAAESRPPSRTVSTQYRRRCPYKEHLPPQQQSRNSMMEDIKKDVDPQLLVIKDEKGAPQPLYIKEEEAHHSISQEGEHLEGLEEFPVIVISVKSEDN